One window of Acuticoccus sediminis genomic DNA carries:
- a CDS encoding nucleoside hydrolase, whose amino-acid sequence MTGTPLLIDCDPGVDDAIAIFLALASPELDLQAVTTVAGNRPIEQVTRNARGLLSLAGRSDIPVHQGCHGGLLPRTVRWSSAHGDDGLGGLALPDEGAPVAPGHAVDVLVARIMAAAPGTVTLAAIGPLTNVAMAFAMEPSLPSLLKRLVIMGGSVGAPGNITPMAEFNFMHDPVAAHIVLTSGAPIDLFGLNLTRQVLVSADVLEDFARAGTPCTQAARTMLAAYATRDSAIHDPCVIAMLLAPDLFTSHPARVVVDYRPGPTEGASLVDPTNAEGAPTVNVVDTADAGRVLSLFVERISRLGAR is encoded by the coding sequence ATGACCGGCACGCCCCTCCTGATCGACTGCGACCCCGGTGTCGACGATGCGATCGCCATCTTCCTGGCGCTGGCATCGCCCGAACTCGACCTGCAGGCCGTCACGACCGTCGCCGGCAACCGTCCCATCGAGCAGGTGACGCGAAACGCGCGCGGCCTCCTGTCGCTGGCCGGCCGCAGCGACATTCCGGTCCATCAGGGCTGCCACGGCGGCCTCCTGCCCCGCACGGTCCGCTGGTCCAGCGCCCACGGCGACGACGGGCTCGGTGGTCTGGCGCTGCCGGACGAGGGCGCGCCGGTGGCGCCCGGCCACGCGGTGGACGTTCTCGTCGCGCGCATCATGGCGGCGGCGCCCGGCACCGTGACGCTCGCCGCGATCGGCCCGCTGACCAACGTCGCGATGGCGTTCGCGATGGAGCCGTCGCTGCCCTCGCTGCTGAAGCGGCTCGTCATCATGGGCGGTTCGGTCGGCGCGCCGGGCAACATCACGCCGATGGCGGAGTTCAACTTCATGCACGACCCGGTCGCGGCGCATATCGTGCTGACGAGCGGCGCCCCGATCGACCTCTTCGGCCTGAACCTGACACGCCAGGTGCTGGTCTCGGCGGATGTCCTCGAGGATTTCGCGCGGGCCGGCACGCCGTGCACCCAGGCCGCTCGGACGATGCTGGCGGCCTACGCGACCCGCGACTCCGCGATCCACGACCCGTGCGTGATCGCGATGCTCCTCGCCCCGGATCTCTTCACCTCGCACCCCGCCCGCGTCGTCGTCGACTACCGTCCCGGGCCGACCGAAGGCGCCTCGCTCGTCGATCCCACGAACGCGGAGGGCGCGCCGACGGTGAACGTCGTCGACACGGCCGATGCCGGCCGCGTCCTTTCGCTGTTCGTGGAGCGGATCTCGCGCCTCGGGGCGCGGTAG
- a CDS encoding aspartate aminotransferase family protein, whose protein sequence is MKPPAAGMPNADVPSDDVTLGPESAALLERRERLPGGASRLSYERPFRPVRGQGCILYDAAGNGHLDACNSVASVGHCHPRVVGALARQAGAPDTHTGDLGGEVVDYAERLLTTLPAAIDRAVFTCTGSEANDLAVRIARHATGGTGVVVTETACHGTTADVAAFSPSLGPGVPLGADVRTVPAPVGGDADAFAAAVRAAFADLARNGVRPAAFICDTIFASDGVCADPPGFLAAAVDAAREAGAVFIADEVQAGLGRTGAGMWGFSRHRVVPDLVTAGKSMGNGHPVAALFGRHGPVDAFGQSARDFDTFGGNPVSCAVGLAVLGVIEDEGLIENAKTTSERLRLDLAELAGEHAAIGEIRGAGLFIGIDIVGEAGADAAGAARIVNGLREKRVLIGATGPKANVLKIRPPLVFGPREADFLIEMLDDVLSRH, encoded by the coding sequence ATGAAACCTCCCGCCGCCGGCATGCCGAACGCCGACGTCCCCTCGGACGACGTGACCCTCGGCCCGGAGAGCGCGGCGCTCCTGGAGCGGCGCGAGCGGCTCCCCGGCGGCGCCTCCCGCCTGTCCTACGAGCGGCCGTTCCGCCCGGTGCGCGGCCAGGGCTGCATCCTCTACGACGCCGCCGGCAACGGCCACCTCGACGCCTGCAACAGCGTCGCCTCCGTCGGGCACTGCCATCCGCGGGTCGTCGGCGCGCTGGCGCGGCAGGCGGGTGCCCCCGACACCCACACGGGCGACCTCGGCGGCGAGGTCGTCGACTACGCCGAGCGGCTCCTCACCACGCTGCCGGCGGCCATCGACCGCGCGGTGTTCACCTGCACCGGGAGCGAGGCGAACGACCTCGCCGTGCGCATCGCCCGGCACGCGACCGGCGGGACCGGCGTCGTCGTCACCGAGACGGCGTGCCACGGGACGACGGCGGACGTCGCCGCCTTCTCGCCATCGCTCGGCCCGGGCGTGCCGCTGGGCGCCGATGTCCGGACCGTACCCGCGCCTGTCGGCGGGGATGCGGACGCCTTCGCGGCAGCGGTGCGCGCGGCATTCGCCGACCTCGCCCGCAACGGCGTCCGCCCGGCGGCGTTCATCTGCGACACGATCTTCGCCTCGGACGGGGTCTGCGCCGATCCGCCCGGCTTCCTGGCGGCGGCGGTCGACGCGGCGCGCGAGGCGGGTGCCGTCTTCATCGCCGACGAGGTGCAGGCCGGCCTCGGGCGGACCGGCGCAGGGATGTGGGGCTTTTCCCGCCACCGCGTCGTCCCGGACCTCGTTACGGCGGGCAAGTCCATGGGCAACGGCCATCCCGTGGCGGCGCTGTTCGGCCGCCACGGCCCGGTGGACGCCTTCGGCCAGTCGGCGCGCGACTTCGACACCTTCGGCGGCAATCCCGTGTCCTGCGCGGTCGGGCTCGCCGTCCTCGGCGTGATCGAGGACGAGGGCCTCATCGAGAACGCGAAGACCACCAGCGAACGGTTGCGGTTGGATCTTGCCGAGCTCGCCGGGGAGCACGCCGCGATCGGCGAGATCCGCGGCGCGGGGCTCTTCATCGGCATCGACATCGTGGGCGAGGCGGGGGCGGACGCGGCGGGCGCAGCCCGGATCGTCAACGGCCTGCGCGAGAAGCGCGTCCTCATCGGCGCCACCGGCCCGAAGGCGAACGTCCTGAAGATCCGTCCGCCACTGGTCTTCGGCCCGCGCGAAGCGGACTTCCTGATCGAGATGCTCGACGACGTGCTGAGCCGGCACTGA
- the modB gene encoding molybdate ABC transporter permease subunit gives MDWLGPAEWKAVALSLRVSFMAMLVSLPLGILIAYALARWSFPGKQVLNGVVHLPLILPPVVTGYLLLLTFGTKGPVGSLLAEAGIVFAFNWTGAALAAGVMAFPLMVRAIRLSVEAVDPKLEQASETLGASPLWVFLTITLPMILPGIIAGAILSFAKAMGEFGATITFVSNIPGQTRTIPSAIYAFLQVPGGEASAMKLVLVSVGVAMAALLLSELIAQRVAKRVGGQ, from the coding sequence ATGGACTGGCTCGGCCCCGCGGAGTGGAAGGCGGTCGCGCTTTCCCTGCGCGTTTCGTTCATGGCGATGCTGGTCAGCCTGCCGCTCGGCATCCTGATCGCCTACGCGCTGGCGCGCTGGTCGTTCCCGGGCAAGCAGGTGCTGAACGGTGTCGTCCATCTGCCGCTGATCCTGCCGCCGGTGGTGACGGGCTACCTCCTGCTCCTGACGTTCGGCACGAAGGGTCCGGTCGGCAGCCTGCTCGCCGAGGCCGGCATCGTCTTCGCGTTCAACTGGACCGGGGCGGCGCTGGCAGCCGGCGTGATGGCGTTTCCGCTGATGGTTCGGGCGATCCGGCTGTCCGTCGAGGCGGTGGACCCGAAGCTCGAACAGGCGAGCGAGACGCTGGGGGCCTCGCCGCTCTGGGTCTTCCTCACCATCACGCTGCCGATGATCCTGCCGGGGATCATCGCCGGGGCGATCCTCTCGTTCGCGAAGGCGATGGGCGAGTTCGGCGCGACGATCACCTTCGTCTCCAACATCCCGGGTCAGACGCGGACGATCCCCTCGGCGATCTACGCCTTCCTGCAGGTGCCGGGCGGCGAGGCGTCGGCGATGAAGCTCGTCCTCGTCTCCGTCGGCGTCGCGATGGCGGCGCTGCTTCTGTCGGAACTGATCGCCCAGCGGGTGGCGAAGCGCGTCGGAGGTCAATGA
- the modA gene encoding molybdate ABC transporter substrate-binding protein: protein MSQHAAGRVRAALAAALVFGAAGMPLAAHADEITVFAAASLTNALAEIEKRFEAETGHDLVISLAGSSALARQIQQGAPADIFISANPNWMDVVEADGLIEPDSRFDLLRNSIVLIASGTDAEKVDIGPDLDLSGLLGDGRLAMALVDAVPAGVYGKAALESLGLWDGVETKVAQADNVRAALALVATGEAPYGIVYATDAAAEDDVTVVGTFPDDSHPPIVYPAADLANRDFPAEAEFLDYLRGPEAREAFERQGFVVIEQ, encoded by the coding sequence ATGTCTCAGCATGCTGCAGGTCGCGTGCGCGCCGCCCTTGCCGCGGCGCTCGTCTTCGGGGCCGCCGGAATGCCGCTCGCGGCCCACGCCGACGAGATCACCGTGTTCGCGGCCGCGAGCCTCACCAACGCCCTCGCCGAGATCGAGAAGCGCTTCGAGGCCGAGACCGGCCACGACCTCGTCATCTCGCTCGCCGGCTCGTCGGCGCTGGCCCGGCAGATCCAGCAGGGTGCGCCGGCCGACATCTTCATCTCGGCCAACCCCAACTGGATGGACGTCGTCGAGGCGGACGGCCTGATCGAGCCGGACTCGCGCTTCGATCTCCTGCGCAACTCCATCGTCCTCATCGCCAGCGGCACCGACGCCGAGAAGGTCGACATCGGCCCCGATCTCGACCTCTCCGGGCTCCTCGGCGACGGGCGGCTCGCGATGGCGCTCGTCGACGCGGTGCCCGCCGGCGTCTACGGCAAGGCGGCGCTGGAGAGCCTCGGCCTGTGGGACGGCGTCGAGACCAAGGTCGCCCAGGCCGACAACGTGCGCGCGGCGCTCGCGCTCGTCGCCACCGGCGAGGCGCCCTACGGCATCGTCTACGCGACGGACGCGGCGGCGGAGGACGACGTGACGGTCGTCGGCACCTTCCCGGACGACAGCCACCCGCCGATCGTCTACCCCGCCGCCGACCTCGCCAACCGCGACTTCCCGGCGGAGGCGGAGTTCCTCGACTACCTGCGCGGTCCGGAGGCGCGCGAGGCGTTCGAGCGCCAGGGCTTCGTGGTCATCGAGCAATAG
- a CDS encoding winged helix-turn-helix domain-containing protein — MSDDDQPPRIRIRVVFGPDEMMGPGKAELLERIRATGSIAAAGREMGMSYKRAWQLVETLNTMFSAPVVESTRGGARGGGARLTDAGEAVLDTYRAFEDEAYRAGREHVERLQSMLRDIPGGK, encoded by the coding sequence ATGAGCGACGATGACCAACCTCCGCGGATTCGCATCCGTGTCGTCTTCGGCCCGGACGAGATGATGGGGCCCGGCAAGGCCGAGCTCCTCGAGCGGATCCGCGCCACCGGCTCGATCGCCGCCGCCGGCCGCGAGATGGGCATGAGCTACAAGCGCGCCTGGCAGCTCGTCGAGACGCTCAACACGATGTTCAGCGCGCCCGTGGTCGAGAGCACCCGGGGCGGCGCGCGCGGCGGCGGCGCCCGCCTCACCGACGCCGGCGAGGCCGTCCTCGACACCTATCGCGCCTTCGAGGACGAGGCCTACCGCGCCGGCCGCGAGCACGTCGAACGGCTCCAGTCGATGCTGAGGGATATTCCCGGCGGAAAATAA
- a CDS encoding class I adenylate-forming enzyme family protein — protein MTTNLGMISCEAGAPDKPAFIGSWPDGTERVMTYAALNRMADAFARGLVAHGVARGERIGILSANRPDYVAAILGAMRAGVVPVPINFKFPPATIAYIVADSAVRVLVCDEPRRASAPATDAVVLTFEGEGDGTFASWLDEGPFDAVDPAADDPALILYTSGSTGRPKGVLLSHASHLWVAHVRVPEYRLNDERVLIAAPLYHMNALALSFLVCASGSTAILLPQFQAAHYIEAITRYRCTWLTAVPPMIAMMLREKEALAAADLSSVHSIRMGSAPVNEALAQTTAALLPNAHVINAYGTTEGGPIGFGAHPDGRPTPSGSVGYPHPEVEVRLVGENAPERGTLQLRSPGQMLGYLNRPDVASPVTADGFYDTGDVFRRDGDGFYYFVGRVDDMFVSGGENIYPSEVEHVIEEAPGVAQACVVPVNDDIKGTKPVAFVIRKAGSDVTEDEIKAFVLANAPAYQHPRRVWFVDRLPLTTTNKIDRNALMARATEAMAEPEGAGSS, from the coding sequence ATGACGACAAATCTCGGCATGATCTCGTGCGAGGCGGGTGCGCCCGACAAGCCCGCCTTCATCGGCTCGTGGCCGGACGGCACCGAGCGCGTCATGACCTACGCGGCGCTGAACCGGATGGCGGACGCCTTCGCCCGCGGCCTCGTCGCCCATGGTGTGGCGCGCGGAGAGCGCATCGGCATCCTGTCGGCCAATCGGCCCGATTACGTCGCCGCCATCCTCGGCGCGATGCGGGCCGGCGTCGTGCCGGTGCCGATCAATTTCAAGTTTCCCCCTGCGACCATCGCCTACATCGTCGCCGACAGCGCGGTGCGCGTCCTCGTCTGCGACGAGCCGCGCCGCGCGAGCGCCCCGGCGACCGACGCCGTGGTCCTGACCTTCGAAGGCGAGGGCGACGGCACCTTCGCGTCCTGGCTCGACGAGGGACCGTTCGACGCGGTGGACCCGGCCGCCGACGACCCGGCGCTGATCCTCTACACCTCCGGCTCCACCGGCCGGCCGAAGGGGGTGCTGCTCTCGCACGCCTCGCACCTGTGGGTCGCACACGTGCGCGTGCCGGAATACCGCCTTAACGACGAGCGCGTGCTGATCGCCGCCCCGCTCTATCACATGAACGCCCTCGCGCTCTCCTTCCTGGTGTGCGCCTCCGGATCGACGGCGATCCTGCTGCCGCAGTTCCAGGCGGCCCACTACATCGAGGCGATCACCCGGTACCGCTGCACCTGGCTCACCGCCGTGCCGCCGATGATCGCGATGATGCTGCGCGAGAAGGAGGCGCTGGCGGCGGCGGACCTGTCCAGCGTCCACAGCATCCGGATGGGGTCGGCGCCGGTGAACGAGGCGCTCGCGCAGACGACCGCGGCGCTCCTGCCCAACGCCCACGTCATCAACGCCTACGGCACCACGGAGGGCGGGCCGATCGGCTTCGGCGCGCACCCGGACGGCCGGCCGACCCCGAGCGGCTCGGTCGGCTACCCGCATCCCGAGGTCGAGGTGAGGCTCGTCGGCGAGAACGCGCCCGAGCGGGGCACGCTGCAGCTCAGGAGCCCCGGCCAGATGCTCGGCTACCTGAACCGTCCGGACGTCGCCTCGCCCGTCACCGCCGACGGCTTCTACGACACCGGCGACGTCTTCCGCCGTGACGGGGACGGCTTCTACTACTTCGTCGGGCGCGTCGACGACATGTTCGTCTCGGGCGGGGAGAACATCTACCCGAGCGAGGTGGAGCACGTGATCGAGGAGGCGCCGGGCGTGGCGCAGGCCTGCGTGGTGCCGGTGAACGACGACATCAAGGGCACCAAGCCGGTGGCCTTCGTGATCCGCAAGGCCGGTTCCGACGTCACCGAGGACGAGATCAAGGCCTTCGTCCTCGCCAACGCGCCGGCCTACCAGCACCCGCGCCGGGTCTGGTTCGTGGACCGCCTGCCGCTGACGACGACCAACAAGATCGACCGCAACGCCCTGATGGCCCGCGCCACCGAGGCGATGGCAGAACCGGAGGGCGCCGGCAGCTCCTGA
- a CDS encoding VOC family protein, with amino-acid sequence MDTLDHIVINTLMGMDAAASIFADLGFQLTARGYHSLGSINHLAMVPGSYLELVGVPASGKQRQEVLESPLGLSGLVFKSADSDATYYRLTAAGFAPQPPLSFSRPVEIDGETVEAKFRTVRLTGAEFPAGRVYFCEHLTPQYVWRDEWLVHDNGFVSIDEIVVESTDLDADAARYAALCGTTASVDGEARVVALPGLAIRLVAGERPRFAGATLGFTSLDVLKARASASPEVAWSDDGPGRATLGIASLDLTLTARVAG; translated from the coding sequence ATGGACACGCTCGACCACATCGTGATCAACACGCTCATGGGGATGGACGCTGCGGCGTCCATCTTCGCGGACCTCGGCTTCCAGCTCACCGCGCGCGGTTACCACTCGCTCGGATCGATCAACCATCTCGCGATGGTGCCGGGGTCCTATCTGGAGCTGGTCGGCGTGCCCGCGAGCGGCAAGCAGCGCCAGGAGGTGCTGGAGAGCCCGCTCGGTCTCTCCGGCCTCGTCTTCAAGAGCGCAGATTCCGACGCGACCTATTACCGCCTCACGGCGGCGGGCTTCGCGCCGCAACCGCCGCTCTCCTTCTCCCGCCCGGTCGAGATCGACGGCGAGACGGTGGAGGCGAAGTTCCGCACCGTGCGCCTGACCGGCGCCGAGTTCCCCGCCGGCCGGGTCTATTTCTGCGAGCACCTGACCCCGCAGTACGTCTGGCGGGACGAGTGGCTCGTCCACGACAACGGTTTCGTCTCGATCGACGAGATCGTCGTCGAGAGCACCGACCTCGACGCCGACGCAGCCCGCTATGCCGCGCTGTGCGGCACGACCGCGAGCGTTGACGGCGAGGCGCGCGTGGTGGCGCTGCCGGGCCTGGCGATCCGCCTCGTCGCCGGCGAGCGCCCCCGCTTTGCCGGCGCGACGCTCGGCTTTACGTCGCTCGACGTGCTGAAGGCGCGGGCGTCCGCCTCCCCCGAGGTCGCGTGGAGCGACGACGGCCCCGGCCGCGCCACCCTCGGCATCGCCTCGCTCGACCTCACACTCACCGCGAGGGTCGCCGGATGA
- a CDS encoding PaaI family thioesterase: MSEALDKGAVEALLRKGPFHEWLGLTVADVGEGTIEIHARWRPEWVVNTAGGYVHGGILATLVDLTADWALVSKTGKGVPTIDMRVDYHAPAMEGDLKAVGKVVKLGRTFSVCEAQVFNMDGKLLASGRGTYMMPQQK, from the coding sequence GTGAGCGAGGCACTGGACAAGGGCGCCGTCGAGGCGCTGCTGCGCAAGGGGCCGTTCCACGAATGGCTCGGCCTCACCGTCGCCGACGTCGGCGAGGGGACGATCGAGATCCATGCCAGGTGGCGGCCGGAATGGGTGGTCAACACCGCCGGCGGCTACGTGCACGGCGGGATCCTGGCGACCCTCGTCGACCTCACCGCCGACTGGGCGCTGGTCTCCAAGACCGGCAAGGGCGTGCCGACCATCGACATGCGGGTGGACTACCACGCGCCGGCGATGGAGGGCGACCTCAAGGCCGTCGGCAAGGTCGTCAAGCTCGGCCGCACCTTCTCGGTGTGCGAGGCCCAGGTGTTCAACATGGACGGCAAGCTGCTCGCCTCCGGCCGCGGCACCTACATGATGCCGCAGCAGAAGTAA
- a CDS encoding zinc-binding dehydrogenase — protein MKALVLAEHGGIENLAVVTDKPVPTADEGHVVIRVRASSFNYHDVFTVRGMPGIKVPLPVIPGLDMAGEIAEIGAGVTGWSVGDRVLVNPLNKKKGLMGEMLDGGMAEYCRVAADQLIKMPDAVTFEEAASLPVAYGTAHRMLITHNTVKAGDKVLILGASGGVGTGCVMLAKHLGAEVIACAGSAEKIERLKELGADEGVNYREEEFQKWAIAKYGKPQRRSYEGGVDVVINFTGGDTWVPSLKCIKRGGKILTCGATAGFDPKEDLRYIWSFELQVIGSNSFYDDNLSALMDLIAEGALKVVIDKVLPLEEAASGLAMIENREVLGKIVVTP, from the coding sequence ATGAAAGCCCTTGTGCTCGCCGAGCACGGGGGCATCGAAAACCTCGCCGTCGTCACCGACAAGCCGGTCCCGACCGCTGACGAGGGCCATGTCGTCATCCGCGTGCGCGCCTCGTCGTTCAACTACCACGACGTGTTCACCGTGCGCGGCATGCCGGGCATCAAGGTCCCGCTGCCCGTCATTCCCGGCCTCGACATGGCCGGCGAGATCGCCGAGATCGGCGCCGGCGTCACCGGCTGGTCGGTCGGTGACCGCGTGCTCGTCAACCCCCTCAACAAGAAGAAGGGGCTGATGGGCGAGATGCTCGACGGCGGCATGGCCGAATATTGCCGCGTCGCCGCCGATCAGCTCATCAAGATGCCGGACGCCGTGACCTTCGAGGAAGCGGCCTCGCTCCCCGTCGCCTACGGCACCGCGCACCGCATGCTGATCACCCACAACACGGTGAAGGCGGGCGACAAGGTGCTGATCCTCGGCGCCTCGGGCGGCGTCGGCACCGGCTGTGTGATGCTCGCCAAGCATCTCGGCGCCGAGGTCATCGCCTGCGCCGGCTCGGCCGAGAAGATCGAGCGCCTCAAGGAGCTCGGCGCCGACGAAGGCGTCAACTACCGTGAGGAAGAGTTCCAGAAGTGGGCGATTGCCAAGTACGGCAAGCCGCAGCGCCGCAGCTACGAGGGCGGCGTCGACGTCGTCATCAACTTCACCGGCGGCGACACCTGGGTGCCCTCGCTGAAGTGCATCAAGCGCGGCGGCAAGATCCTCACCTGCGGCGCGACCGCCGGCTTCGACCCGAAGGAGGACCTGCGCTACATCTGGAGCTTCGAGCTGCAGGTGATCGGCTCCAACTCCTTCTACGACGACAACCTGTCCGCCCTCATGGACCTCATCGCCGAAGGGGCGCTGAAGGTCGTGATCGACAAGGTGCTCCCGCTCGAGGAGGCCGCCTCCGGTCTCGCGATGATCGAGAACCGCGAGGTGCTCGGCAAGATCGTGGTGACGCCGTGA
- a CDS encoding ABC transporter substrate-binding protein encodes MHRLTTLAASVLALAGVAAAPASAEPLKVGYWSSGVSLGFGTFLQTKKFLEDQGFEVEYVTFPDVNAPTKALVVGGIDFAIGASAGSSLSATADGLPVSIILATQVADLYFAVAPDSEITSLSELAGKRVGGSPAGSATASITAAILDQNYDIAPDDYEAVPGNDSLLAQLLVQGEIDAAALRSVSLALVADANLKTIGSFREEWGKITGEDAAPVLGIGLIRDEWLEEHGEDAAARIVTAMRSAYEYGSAHKDEVATALMEAANISQETADAYAALWDDIYSVTMTPATVESLRTEFEVFKSVGTVSGEFGADKVLTGPFEASKAAD; translated from the coding sequence ACTGGAGCTCGGGCGTCAGCCTCGGCTTCGGCACCTTCCTGCAGACGAAGAAGTTCCTCGAGGACCAGGGCTTCGAGGTCGAGTACGTGACCTTCCCCGACGTCAACGCGCCGACGAAGGCGCTCGTCGTCGGCGGCATCGACTTCGCCATCGGCGCCAGCGCGGGCTCCTCGCTCTCCGCGACGGCCGACGGGCTGCCGGTGTCGATCATCCTCGCCACCCAGGTCGCCGACCTCTACTTCGCGGTCGCGCCGGATTCGGAGATCACCTCGCTCTCCGAGCTCGCCGGCAAGCGCGTCGGCGGGTCGCCGGCGGGCAGCGCCACGGCCTCCATCACCGCCGCGATTCTCGACCAGAACTACGACATCGCGCCGGACGACTACGAGGCGGTGCCGGGCAACGACTCCCTGCTCGCCCAGCTCCTCGTCCAGGGCGAGATCGACGCCGCGGCGCTGCGCTCGGTCAGCCTTGCCCTCGTCGCCGACGCCAACCTCAAGACCATCGGCTCCTTCCGCGAGGAGTGGGGCAAGATCACCGGCGAGGACGCGGCCCCGGTCCTCGGCATCGGCCTCATCCGCGACGAGTGGCTGGAGGAGCACGGCGAGGACGCGGCCGCGCGCATCGTGACCGCCATGCGCAGCGCCTACGAGTACGGCTCGGCCCACAAGGACGAGGTGGCGACGGCGCTGATGGAGGCGGCCAACATCTCCCAGGAGACCGCCGACGCCTACGCCGCGCTGTGGGACGACATCTACTCGGTCACCATGACGCCGGCGACCGTCGAGTCGCTCCGCACCGAGTTCGAGGTCTTCAAGAGCGTCGGGACCGTCTCCGGCGAGTTCGGCGCCGACAAGGTGCTGACCGGCCCCTTCGAGGCCTCCAAGGCCGCCGACTGA